Proteins from a single region of Bacillus sp. (in: firmicutes):
- the trmFO gene encoding FADH(2)-oxidizing methylenetetrahydrofolate--tRNA-(uracil(54)-C(5))-methyltransferase TrmFO, translated as MLTQNFITIIGAGLAGSEAAWQAANRGVKVHLYEMRPVKQTPAHETGQFAELVCSNSLRANTLTNAVGVLKEEMRQLHSVIISSADECAVPAGGALAVDRHEFSERVTKKIKGHPNITVFNEEVQIIPDGITIIASGPLTSATLSEQIKQLTGEDYFYFYDAAAPIIEKDSINMEKAYIKSRYDKGEAAYINCPMSEEEFQAFYEALVTAETVPLKEFEKEIFFEGCMPIEVMANRGQKTLLFGPLKPVGLEDPRTGKRPFAVVQLRQDNAAGTLYNIVGFQTHLKWGAQKDVIRFIPGLENAEIVRYGVMHRNTFINSPNLLKPTYQLKSDEQKFFAGQMTGVEGYVESAASGLVAGLNAARLSQGQSAITFPEETAIGGMANYITTAYAKSFQPMNANFGLFPPLPQKIKNKQERYEKLAERALKSIQNFVNSL; from the coding sequence GACCCGTAAAGCAAACCCCCGCCCACGAAACTGGGCAATTCGCGGAATTAGTTTGCAGCAACTCTCTTAGAGCTAATACATTAACGAACGCGGTTGGTGTATTAAAAGAAGAAATGCGTCAACTTCATTCCGTTATCATCAGCTCTGCAGATGAATGTGCTGTACCTGCAGGGGGAGCGTTAGCTGTGGATCGCCATGAATTTTCTGAAAGGGTGACCAAAAAGATTAAAGGTCACCCAAACATTACTGTTTTTAATGAAGAGGTGCAAATCATTCCAGATGGAATTACGATTATAGCTTCTGGTCCCTTAACCTCAGCTACGTTATCAGAGCAAATTAAACAGTTGACAGGGGAAGATTATTTTTATTTTTATGATGCTGCTGCGCCGATTATTGAAAAAGATAGTATAAATATGGAAAAGGCCTATATTAAATCAAGATACGACAAAGGTGAAGCGGCATACATTAATTGTCCGATGAGCGAGGAAGAATTTCAGGCTTTTTATGAGGCCTTAGTCACAGCTGAAACGGTACCGTTAAAAGAATTTGAAAAAGAAATCTTCTTTGAAGGTTGTATGCCAATTGAAGTGATGGCAAACCGTGGCCAAAAGACGCTGCTTTTTGGCCCGTTAAAACCTGTTGGATTAGAGGATCCAAGAACAGGGAAAAGGCCATTTGCTGTTGTCCAGCTTAGACAAGATAATGCGGCAGGTACGCTTTATAATATAGTTGGGTTTCAAACACATTTAAAATGGGGTGCGCAAAAAGATGTCATTCGTTTCATTCCTGGTTTGGAAAACGCTGAAATCGTCCGTTATGGTGTGATGCACCGCAATACTTTTATAAATTCACCTAATTTGTTAAAACCTACTTATCAGTTAAAAAGTGATGAACAGAAATTTTTTGCGGGACAGATGACAGGGGTTGAGGGTTACGTTGAATCTGCAGCATCAGGGTTAGTAGCAGGATTAAATGCAGCAAGATTGTCGCAAGGCCAAAGCGCTATAACGTTTCCGGAAGAAACAGCGATTGGCGGCATGGCGAACTACATTACAACGGCTTATGCTAAAAGCTTCCAGCCAATGAATGCAAATTTCGGATTATTCCCACCGCTTCCGCAAAAAATTAAGAACAAACAGGAGAGATATGAAAAGCTTGCTGAACGGGCGTTAAAGTCCATTCAGAATTTTGTGAATTCTTTATAA
- the hslV gene encoding ATP-dependent protease subunit HslV: MSSSFHATTIFAIHHNGKCAMAGDGQVTLGNAVIMKHSARKVRKLYNEKVIAGFAGSVADAFTLFEKFEGRLEEYNGNLQRAAVELAKEWRSDKVLRQLEAMLIVMNEDYLLLISGTGEVIEPDDGILAIGSGGNYALSAGRALKRYAGEHLSAKEIAKSALQIAAEICVYTNNHIIVEEL, encoded by the coding sequence ATGAGTTCATCATTTCATGCAACCACGATTTTTGCGATACACCATAATGGTAAATGTGCGATGGCCGGGGACGGTCAGGTTACATTAGGCAATGCGGTTATTATGAAACATTCTGCACGTAAAGTTCGTAAATTATATAATGAAAAAGTGATTGCAGGCTTTGCAGGCTCAGTTGCCGATGCTTTTACATTATTTGAGAAATTTGAAGGACGATTAGAGGAGTACAATGGCAATCTCCAACGTGCGGCCGTTGAACTGGCAAAGGAATGGCGCAGCGACAAAGTTTTGCGACAATTAGAAGCAATGCTCATTGTTATGAATGAGGATTATCTGCTTTTAATATCTGGAACAGGTGAAGTTATTGAACCGGATGATGGTATTTTAGCGATTGGGTCTGGCGGGAATTATGCTTTATCCGCTGGAAGAGCTTTAAAGCGCTATGCTGGTGAGCACCTATCTGCTAAAGAAATTGCCAAATCCGCTTTACAAATCGCTGCTGAAATTTGTGTTTATACAAATAACCATATCATTGTGGAAGAACTTTAA
- the hslU gene encoding HslU--HslV peptidase ATPase subunit, whose product MMKKDLTPRQIVERLDQFIVGQDKAKRAVAVALRNRYRRTLLDDKLRDEVTPKNILMIGPTGVGKTEIARRLAKLVGAPFIKVEATKFTEVGYVGRDVESMVRDLVETSIRLVKEEKMQSVRTKAEENADKRIVELLVPAKEKQTQYRNPLEMLFGGQNQTQDYNKEHSDDVDIAQKRKQMAHKLALGELEDHLVTVEVEEQQPSMFDLLQGSGMEQMGMNMQETLGSLIPKKKKKRKLTVREARKVLTQDEANKLIDMDEVTSEAVSKAEQMGIIFIDEIDKIAGKNQHSADVSREGVQRDILPIVEGSTVVTKYGPVKTDHVLFVAAGAFHMAKPSDLIPELQGRFPIRVELTSLSVDDFVRILTEPSNALLKQYEALLQTEGIKLEFSDDAIRKIATIAYEVNQETDNIGARRLHTILERLLEDLSFEASDINLEMVMITPEYVEEKLSTIARNKDLSQYIL is encoded by the coding sequence ATGATGAAGAAGGATTTAACTCCACGTCAAATTGTTGAACGTCTTGACCAATTTATTGTCGGGCAAGACAAGGCAAAACGTGCGGTAGCTGTTGCCTTAAGAAATCGCTATCGCCGCACCTTATTAGATGACAAACTTCGTGATGAGGTTACACCTAAAAATATTTTAATGATTGGGCCTACTGGTGTTGGGAAAACTGAAATTGCTAGGAGACTTGCGAAACTAGTTGGAGCACCGTTTATAAAAGTTGAAGCAACGAAATTTACCGAAGTTGGCTATGTTGGTAGGGATGTGGAATCAATGGTTCGTGATTTAGTTGAAACCTCAATCCGCTTAGTGAAAGAAGAAAAAATGCAAAGTGTCCGCACAAAAGCGGAGGAAAACGCCGACAAACGAATCGTTGAATTGTTAGTTCCAGCTAAAGAGAAACAAACACAATATCGAAATCCATTAGAAATGTTGTTTGGTGGTCAAAATCAAACGCAAGATTATAATAAAGAGCATTCCGATGATGTAGATATCGCACAAAAAAGAAAGCAAATGGCCCATAAATTAGCGCTCGGTGAGTTAGAAGATCATCTTGTTACCGTTGAGGTTGAAGAACAACAGCCATCAATGTTCGACCTTTTGCAAGGATCTGGAATGGAGCAAATGGGTATGAATATGCAGGAGACGTTAGGCTCTTTAATACCAAAAAAGAAAAAGAAGCGCAAACTTACTGTTAGAGAAGCTCGGAAAGTATTGACACAGGATGAAGCAAATAAATTAATCGATATGGATGAAGTTACTAGTGAAGCTGTTTCAAAGGCTGAACAAATGGGGATTATTTTTATCGACGAAATTGATAAAATTGCTGGTAAAAACCAACATTCTGCAGATGTTTCTCGTGAGGGAGTCCAACGTGATATTTTACCGATTGTCGAGGGATCAACAGTTGTAACGAAATATGGACCTGTGAAGACAGATCATGTTTTATTCGTAGCAGCAGGGGCATTCCATATGGCTAAGCCTTCTGATTTGATACCGGAGCTGCAAGGACGTTTTCCAATCCGTGTCGAACTTACTAGTTTGTCTGTCGATGATTTCGTTCGAATCTTAACGGAGCCAAGCAATGCCCTTCTAAAACAATATGAGGCATTATTACAGACCGAAGGTATAAAACTTGAATTTTCTGACGATGCTATTCGTAAGATTGCGACAATTGCGTATGAGGTTAATCAAGAAACAGATAATATCGGGGCAAGGCGGCTTCATACAATATTAGAACGGCTTTTAGAAGATCTATCATTTGAGGCATCAGATATCAACCTTGAAATGGTTATGATTACGCCGGAGTATGTAGAAGAAAAATTAAGTACAATCGCAAGAAATAAGGATTTAAGTCAATATATATTGTAA
- the codY gene encoding GTP-sensing pleiotropic transcriptional regulator CodY, translating into MRLLDKTRQINAMLQKVGGKPVNFKEMAETLSDVIEANVYVVSRRGKLLGFAIKQQIENERMKLMLEERQFPTEYTNNLFNVTETSANIGINSEYTAFPVENSDIFQAGLTTIVPINGGGERLGTLILARVQDAFSDDDLILAEYGATVVGMEILREKAEEIEEEARSKAVVQMAISSLSYSELEAIEHIFDELDGNEGLLVASKIADRVGITRSVIVNALRKLESAGVIESRSLGMKGTYIKVLNDKFLIELSKLKTN; encoded by the coding sequence ATGAGGTTACTTGATAAAACTAGACAAATTAATGCGATGCTGCAAAAAGTTGGGGGAAAACCAGTAAACTTCAAAGAAATGGCTGAAACTTTAAGTGATGTCATTGAGGCGAATGTTTATGTTGTAAGTAGACGCGGAAAATTATTAGGCTTTGCAATTAAACAGCAAATTGAGAATGAAAGAATGAAATTGATGTTAGAAGAACGGCAGTTTCCGACCGAATATACAAATAATTTATTTAATGTAACGGAGACATCGGCGAACATCGGCATCAACAGTGAATACACAGCTTTTCCTGTTGAAAATAGCGACATTTTCCAAGCGGGTTTAACAACAATCGTTCCGATTAATGGTGGCGGTGAGCGTTTAGGCACGTTAATTCTCGCCAGAGTACAAGATGCTTTTTCGGATGATGACTTGATTTTAGCTGAATATGGGGCAACTGTAGTTGGAATGGAAATTCTTCGCGAAAAGGCTGAAGAAATTGAAGAGGAAGCAAGAAGCAAAGCGGTAGTCCAAATGGCAATAAGTTCATTGTCATATAGTGAGTTAGAAGCCATTGAGCATATTTTTGATGAACTTGACGGCAATGAAGGACTTTTAGTTGCAAGTAAAATTGCTGACCGTGTCGGTATCACGCGTTCCGTAATCGTTAACGCTTTAAGGAAATTAGAAAGTGCGGGTGTCATTGAATCACGCTCACTTGGAATGAAAGGTACTTATATTAAAGTATTAAATGATAAATTTTTAATTGAATTGTCAAAATTAAAAACAAATTAA
- the flgB gene encoding flagellar basal body rod protein FlgB, which produces MKLFSNSIKLLENASTYSALKQRVISNNIANVHTPNFKAQEVSFKTELDRATLQANRTDYRHFEFKQRNSKIEVNTRATTSYNHNGNNVDIDKEMVEMAENQIYYYVIVDRLNGKFNALKEALKGGNS; this is translated from the coding sequence ATGAAACTATTTTCAAATTCTATAAAATTATTAGAGAATGCTTCGACATATTCAGCGTTAAAGCAAAGAGTAATATCAAACAATATTGCAAATGTCCACACTCCAAACTTTAAAGCTCAGGAAGTAAGTTTTAAAACAGAATTGGACCGGGCGACATTACAAGCAAATCGCACTGATTACCGACATTTTGAATTTAAGCAAAGAAATTCAAAAATTGAAGTGAACACGAGAGCCACTACCTCCTATAACCATAATGGAAACAATGTTGATATTGATAAGGAAATGGTAGAAATGGCTGAAAATCAAATTTACTATTATGTTATAGTCGATAGGTTGAATGGAAAGTTTAATGCTTTGAAGGAAGCTTTAAAAGGGGGTAACTCATAA
- the flgC gene encoding flagellar basal body rod protein FlgC codes for MRVFNGMNISASALTAQRFRMDVISSNMAHAETTRADFVNGEWQPYRRKMVDLEPVSGSFNGYLNKAMKESSTPGKGVRVRAVVEDETPFKMVYNPDHPDANVDGYVAMPNVDPLKEMVDLMSATRSYEANVTAFNATKGMMMKALEIGK; via the coding sequence ATGCGCGTTTTTAATGGAATGAATATATCCGCTTCTGCGCTTACAGCACAGCGCTTTCGCATGGATGTTATTTCATCGAATATGGCCCATGCCGAAACGACAAGAGCGGATTTTGTAAATGGCGAGTGGCAGCCCTATCGTAGAAAAATGGTTGATCTTGAACCAGTTTCAGGCTCTTTCAATGGTTATTTAAATAAGGCAATGAAAGAATCTTCTACTCCAGGAAAAGGTGTAAGAGTAAGAGCCGTTGTTGAAGATGAAACGCCATTTAAAATGGTTTATAACCCCGACCATCCAGATGCAAATGTAGATGGATATGTTGCAATGCCAAATGTAGATCCTTTAAAGGAAATGGTAGATTTAATGAGTGCTACAAGATCATACGAGGCGAATGTGACAGCTTTTAACGCAACGAAGGGCATGATGATGAAAGCGTTAGAAATCGGGAAATAA
- the fliE gene encoding flagellar hook-basal body complex protein FliE yields MNNQTTPKVTAADVNKKFTNALKNAINELNTAQLQSDITTEKFVKGEITDLHDVMIASQKASITMQATIEVRNKVIDAYREIMRMQV; encoded by the coding sequence ATGAATAATCAAACTACACCGAAGGTTACCGCAGCTGATGTTAATAAAAAATTTACAAATGCATTGAAAAACGCCATTAACGAACTGAACACGGCACAGTTACAATCAGATATCACTACAGAAAAGTTTGTAAAAGGCGAAATAACGGATCTTCATGATGTTATGATTGCATCGCAAAAGGCGAGCATTACGATGCAAGCAACGATAGAAGTGCGAAATAAAGTCATTGATGCATATAGAGAAATCATGAGAATGCAAGTGTAA
- the fliF gene encoding flagellar M-ring protein FliF, giving the protein MNEKLLNFKNKALDFWNARTKKQQIIIAGSAASIIVLLVLVSIFASRPDLVPLYSNLSPRETGQIKATLDSKGIQNEITNGGTSISVPKEMVEALTVELAAEGIPESGEPYFSSFGEGGFGMTQEEFEMKKNAAVQNELKRLIKRFDGVQDVEVMISLPKQSVFIGEQQGTASASIVIHQKPGYKFKDEQIEALYHLVSKSVANLPIEDIVITNQYFENLDPKKLFASQNGASANFNDQYEIQKQIERDIQNRVQQMLGLMMGRDKVIVAVTADIDTSKVNTKSDIVKPIDEENMKGIAIAAEKITESYTGNGNPPGGVPGTGQADIPNTYVEQNGQNGNYENIEEKINYDVTRIAETVEGSPYKVKDLGIQVAIDNTDLDEQTMQTLGTEIQNMLNGIIQTTIDNKEANLAGKVNVTWQAFNGIEKLPEPTLMDMLRNNLLLIIVGVLLLLAIILAIIFLLRRRKNKQELEDLAAIQEVASADIPDINTEQETEGVARRKQLEKMAKEKPDEFAKLLRSWLAEE; this is encoded by the coding sequence ATGAACGAGAAGCTACTAAACTTCAAAAATAAAGCATTAGATTTTTGGAATGCTAGAACAAAAAAACAACAGATTATTATCGCTGGTTCTGCAGCTTCCATTATTGTCCTTCTTGTTCTCGTTTCAATTTTTGCTTCAAGACCGGATCTCGTCCCTCTTTATAGCAATTTATCTCCTAGGGAAACTGGGCAAATAAAAGCGACATTGGATTCAAAAGGAATTCAGAATGAAATTACAAATGGTGGTACATCTATCTCAGTACCGAAAGAGATGGTAGAGGCACTCACTGTTGAATTAGCAGCAGAAGGTATACCTGAGAGCGGAGAACCTTATTTTTCTTCCTTCGGTGAAGGCGGATTTGGGATGACTCAAGAAGAATTTGAAATGAAGAAAAATGCGGCTGTTCAAAATGAATTAAAAAGGTTAATCAAGCGCTTTGACGGTGTTCAAGATGTAGAGGTGATGATTTCACTGCCAAAGCAAAGTGTCTTTATTGGTGAACAGCAAGGGACTGCTTCAGCATCGATTGTAATTCATCAAAAACCAGGCTATAAATTCAAGGATGAACAGATTGAAGCCCTTTATCATCTAGTTTCAAAAAGTGTTGCTAACTTGCCTATTGAAGATATCGTCATTACGAACCAATATTTTGAGAATTTAGACCCGAAAAAATTATTTGCCTCTCAAAATGGTGCCTCGGCTAATTTTAACGACCAGTATGAGATTCAAAAGCAAATAGAAAGAGATATTCAAAATCGGGTTCAACAAATGCTTGGGCTAATGATGGGAAGAGATAAAGTAATCGTGGCAGTGACGGCCGATATTGATACGTCAAAGGTTAATACAAAGAGTGACATTGTAAAACCAATTGACGAGGAAAATATGAAAGGGATTGCAATAGCTGCAGAAAAAATAACGGAATCATATACAGGTAACGGCAATCCACCAGGGGGAGTTCCCGGTACAGGACAAGCAGATATACCAAATACGTATGTAGAACAAAATGGACAAAATGGAAATTATGAAAATATTGAAGAAAAAATTAATTATGATGTAACGAGAATTGCCGAAACGGTCGAAGGTTCTCCTTACAAAGTGAAAGATTTAGGAATTCAAGTAGCGATTGATAATACCGATTTAGATGAACAAACAATGCAAACGCTGGGGACAGAAATTCAAAATATGTTAAATGGAATTATTCAAACAACGATTGATAATAAAGAAGCTAACTTAGCTGGAAAAGTAAATGTAACTTGGCAAGCATTCAATGGTATTGAAAAGCTACCAGAACCAACACTTATGGATATGCTTCGCAACAATTTACTACTTATTATCGTTGGTGTTTTACTATTATTGGCTATCATTCTTGCAATTATCTTCTTACTTCGCCGCCGCAAGAACAAACAAGAGCTCGAAGATTTGGCAGCTATACAAGAAGTAGCTTCGGCTGATATTCCTGATATTAATACAGAACAGGAAACGGAAGGCGTTGCAAGGAGAAAACAGCTTGAAAAAATGGCAAAAGAAAAACCTGATGAATTTGCAAAATTATTACGATCATGGTTGGCTGAAGAGTAG
- the fliG gene encoding flagellar motor switch protein FliG: MARNSEGLTGRQKAAILLISLGPEVSAQVYKHLSEEEIEKLTLEISSVKKVDTKQKEEVLEQFHQIALAQEYISQGGIGYAKTVLEKALGVEQAASIINRLTSSLQVKPFDFARKAEAGQILNFIQNEHPQTISLILSYLDPEKAGQILSELPQEMQADIAKRIAIMDSTSPEIINEVEQILERKLSTTVTQDYTQTGGIEAVVEVLNGVDRSTERTILDALEIQDPELAEEIKKRMFVFEDIVTLDNRAIQRVIRDCENQDLMLALKVASEEVREIVFKNMSKRMADTFKEEMEYMGPVRLRDVEEAQTRIVATIRRLEEAGEIVVARGGGDDIIV; encoded by the coding sequence ATGGCTAGAAATTCTGAGGGGTTAACAGGAAGACAAAAAGCGGCTATACTCCTAATTTCTCTTGGACCAGAAGTGTCTGCACAAGTTTATAAACATTTATCAGAGGAAGAAATAGAAAAGCTGACGCTAGAGATTTCAAGCGTAAAAAAAGTTGATACAAAACAAAAAGAAGAAGTTCTTGAACAATTTCATCAAATCGCTCTTGCGCAAGAATATATTTCACAAGGCGGTATTGGTTATGCGAAGACCGTATTAGAGAAAGCGTTAGGGGTGGAACAAGCGGCATCAATTATTAATCGCTTGACATCATCTTTACAAGTGAAGCCCTTTGATTTTGCTAGAAAAGCAGAAGCTGGGCAAATCTTGAACTTTATTCAAAACGAGCATCCGCAAACTATTTCGTTAATCTTATCTTATCTTGATCCAGAAAAAGCTGGGCAAATCTTGTCTGAGTTACCACAAGAAATGCAAGCAGATATCGCCAAGCGGATTGCTATAATGGATAGTACATCACCGGAAATCATTAATGAGGTTGAGCAAATCCTAGAGCGAAAGCTGTCTACAACGGTAACGCAAGACTACACACAAACCGGTGGGATTGAGGCTGTTGTTGAGGTGCTCAATGGTGTAGACCGAAGCACGGAACGAACCATTTTAGATGCCTTAGAGATTCAAGATCCAGAGCTTGCGGAAGAGATTAAAAAGAGAATGTTTGTCTTTGAAGATATCGTTACACTTGATAATCGCGCGATTCAACGTGTTATTCGTGATTGTGAGAATCAAGATTTAATGCTTGCGCTTAAAGTAGCAAGTGAAGAAGTTAGAGAAATTGTCTTTAAAAACATGTCAAAGCGGATGGCAGATACTTTCAAGGAAGAGATGGAATATATGGGGCCTGTTCGTCTTCGTGACGTTGAAGAAGCACAGACGAGAATTGTGGCTACAATTAGACGATTGGAAGAAGCCGGAGAAATCGTAGTTGCCCGCGGCGGAGGGGATGATATTATTGTCTAG
- the fliH gene encoding flagellar assembly protein FliH, with product MSRVIKSPFAKTEEGNTRVISLKPFPCERTFFEENNDVDELTGNEFDLKEAEEQAEAIIREAEKEALTILKEAESRLQEIMHQIETEKENWETEKEHWIEVAKQEGYTEGLNLGKHDGFNEYKMLINLAKETVDLSKQDYLKNIEQSETTILHLGLKTAEKIIGFTLDLNPETFLNLVKRVIKEVKDHQDVRIHIHPVYYDLLLSQKEEIKNFFTNPTTELYIIPNDELEQTDCIIESSFGRIDASVDTQLHEMKSKLLQLLEGEMEDEGY from the coding sequence TTGTCTAGAGTAATCAAATCTCCTTTTGCAAAAACAGAGGAAGGGAATACAAGGGTCATATCATTAAAGCCGTTTCCGTGTGAACGTACCTTCTTTGAGGAAAATAACGATGTTGATGAATTAACAGGAAACGAATTTGACCTTAAAGAAGCTGAGGAGCAAGCAGAAGCAATTATTAGAGAGGCTGAAAAAGAGGCCCTCACAATTTTAAAAGAAGCAGAAAGCCGTCTCCAGGAAATAATGCATCAAATTGAAACAGAAAAAGAAAACTGGGAAACGGAAAAAGAACATTGGATTGAGGTAGCGAAACAAGAAGGTTATACCGAGGGGTTAAATCTTGGCAAACACGATGGCTTTAATGAGTATAAAATGTTAATTAATCTTGCTAAAGAGACTGTAGATTTAAGTAAACAAGATTATCTTAAAAACATTGAACAATCTGAAACGACGATTCTTCACTTAGGTTTAAAAACAGCCGAAAAAATAATCGGTTTTACGCTCGATTTAAATCCCGAAACTTTTTTAAATCTCGTGAAACGAGTCATTAAAGAGGTAAAAGACCATCAAGACGTGCGAATTCATATCCATCCAGTCTATTATGATTTGCTTTTATCACAAAAAGAAGAAATAAAAAACTTTTTTACTAATCCGACAACAGAGCTTTATATTATCCCTAATGATGAGCTTGAACAAACAGATTGTATCATCGAATCATCATTCGGAAGGATTGACGCAAGCGTTGATACACAGCTGCATGAAATGAAGTCTAAGCTACTCCAATTATTGGAGGGGGAAATGGAAGATGAAGGCTACTAA
- the fliI gene encoding flagellar protein export ATPase FliI, with protein sequence MKATNLSSLIDTIDTFKRYGRVTRVIGLMIESRGPESSIGDLCYIHVGIKKKRIIRAEVVGFRDSFVLLMPYTNIQEISPGCLVEATGDALQIKVGSGLIGKVLDPLGFPMDESPLPKGLSSAATDQEPPNPMKRPPISEEMEVGVRAIDSTLTVGKGQRLGIFAGSGVGKSTLMGMIARNTEADINVIGLIGERGREVREFIERDLGEEGLRRSVVVCATSDQPALMRLKGAYTATAIAEYYRDQGYNVMMMMDSVTRVAMAQREIGLATGEPPTTKGYPPSVFAILPKLLERTGTNEKGSITAFYTVLVDGDDMNEPIADAVRGILDGHYVLDRALANKGHYPAINVLKSVSRVMNNIVTKEHRKASERLRDLLATYIESEDLINIGAYKRGSSKTIDEAIRFYPKIISFLKQETDENVKKSDSISTLIQLFENDV encoded by the coding sequence ATGAAGGCTACTAATCTTAGCTCTCTTATTGATACGATTGATACATTTAAAAGATATGGTCGAGTTACTAGAGTGATTGGCCTTATGATTGAATCACGGGGGCCAGAAAGCTCTATCGGAGATCTTTGCTATATTCATGTAGGGATTAAGAAAAAGCGCATCATTCGAGCTGAAGTAGTAGGATTTCGCGACTCTTTTGTCTTGCTTATGCCCTACACAAATATTCAGGAAATTTCACCTGGTTGCCTTGTTGAGGCAACGGGAGATGCCCTGCAAATAAAAGTTGGCTCAGGGCTTATTGGCAAAGTTTTAGATCCACTTGGATTTCCGATGGATGAAAGTCCACTTCCAAAGGGCTTATCATCAGCAGCAACGGATCAAGAGCCGCCAAATCCGATGAAACGACCACCGATTTCTGAAGAAATGGAAGTTGGGGTTCGAGCGATTGATAGTACATTAACAGTAGGGAAAGGACAAAGGCTTGGAATCTTTGCTGGTAGTGGTGTTGGGAAAAGTACTTTAATGGGTATGATTGCCCGCAATACGGAAGCAGATATAAATGTTATTGGTTTAATTGGTGAGCGCGGCCGTGAGGTTAGAGAATTCATTGAAAGAGACTTAGGAGAAGAAGGGCTAAGACGATCTGTTGTTGTTTGTGCGACATCTGATCAACCGGCGCTCATGAGACTTAAAGGGGCCTATACGGCTACAGCGATTGCGGAATATTACCGTGACCAAGGCTACAATGTCATGATGATGATGGACTCGGTCACACGTGTAGCGATGGCGCAAAGGGAAATCGGCTTAGCGACTGGGGAGCCGCCAACGACTAAAGGGTACCCTCCTTCTGTATTTGCTATTTTACCGAAACTCCTTGAGCGTACAGGCACGAACGAAAAAGGTTCAATTACAGCCTTTTATACTGTACTTGTTGACGGGGACGATATGAATGAACCGATTGCCGATGCGGTCCGAGGGATTTTGGATGGACACTACGTTTTGGACAGAGCCCTAGCTAATAAAGGCCATTACCCAGCTATTAATGTGTTAAAAAGCGTAAGCCGTGTCATGAATAATATTGTAACGAAAGAGCATCGCAAAGCTTCTGAGAGATTAAGAGATTTGCTTGCCACCTATATTGAATCCGAAGATTTAATCAATATCGGGGCATATAAGCGCGGTTCTTCTAAGACGATTGATGAAGCAATTCGGTTTTATCCGAAAATCATTTCATTTCTTAAACAGGAAACAGACGAAAATGTGAAGAAAAGCGATTCCATATCAACCCTCATTCAGTTATTCGAGAATGATGTGTAA
- the fliJ gene encoding flagellar biosynthesis chaperone FliJ — protein MSFKYKFEKLLTIKENEKDMVIGEYNEAVHKFETAATKLYELLKQKEDVEAQQNSQFQSGLYIGQIQSQQRFMLLLEKSIGESQLQVAKTRKNMELKQQLLLEKNIEVRKYEKIREKARDAYIQLEKAEENKLMDEISIQQFMYRGN, from the coding sequence TTGTCATTTAAATATAAATTTGAGAAATTATTAACAATTAAAGAAAACGAAAAAGATATGGTAATTGGTGAATACAATGAGGCTGTACATAAATTTGAGACAGCTGCAACAAAGCTTTATGAATTGCTGAAACAAAAGGAAGATGTCGAAGCACAGCAAAATAGCCAATTCCAATCGGGTTTGTATATTGGTCAAATTCAAAGCCAACAGCGCTTTATGTTGCTGCTTGAAAAATCAATCGGCGAATCTCAGCTTCAAGTTGCAAAAACAAGAAAAAATATGGAATTAAAACAGCAGCTTCTTCTTGAAAAAAATATTGAAGTGAGAAAGTATGAAAAAATAAGAGAAAAAGCCCGAGATGCCTACATCCAGCTTGAAAAAGCAGAAGAGAATAAATTAATGGATGAAATCTCGATTCAACAATTCATGTATCGGGGAAATTAG